In the genome of Mycoplasmopsis pulmonis, one region contains:
- the prmC gene encoding peptide chain release factor N(5)-glutamine methyltransferase, protein MASIDDLILEKRRYNLNNKISQKEKRLLKKNMPVQKIIGYIEMANVKIDICHKVLIPRYETEELIFLVKDFLKDDMKVLDLCAGSGFIGIALSKMKKIDLTLSDISLEAIKQIEKNVKINNVKNYKIIQSDLFENIQGDFDIIVSNPPYLSYEQKIDKSVKFFEPLKALYAPKNGWYFYEKIIEKASSFLKKDGMLFFEINPLHKELFLEKNFKVIKDINGKNRFAFKKF, encoded by the coding sequence ATGGCTAGCATTGATGATTTGATTTTAGAAAAAAGACGCTACAACTTAAATAATAAAATTAGTCAAAAAGAAAAAAGACTTTTAAAGAAAAATATGCCAGTTCAAAAAATCATTGGTTACATTGAAATGGCTAATGTAAAAATTGATATTTGCCACAAGGTTTTAATACCAAGATATGAAACAGAAGAGCTCATTTTTTTGGTAAAAGATTTTTTAAAAGATGACATGAAAGTTTTGGATCTTTGTGCGGGTTCAGGCTTTATTGGAATAGCCCTTTCTAAGATGAAAAAAATTGATCTAACTTTAAGTGATATTTCACTTGAGGCAATTAAACAAATTGAAAAAAATGTAAAAATAAATAATGTAAAAAATTACAAAATAATTCAAAGTGATTTATTTGAAAATATCCAAGGAGATTTTGACATAATTGTCTCAAATCCTCCTTATCTTTCTTATGAGCAAAAAATAGATAAATCAGTAAAATTTTTTGAACCTTTAAAGGCTTTATATGCTCCAAAAAATGGTTGATATTTTTACGAAAAAATCATAGAAAAAGCATCATCATTTTTAAAAAAAGATGGAATGCTTTTTTTTGAAATAAATCCTTTGCACAAAGAGCTTTTTTTAGAAAAAAATTTTAAAGTTATAAAAGACATTAATGGAAAAAATCGCTTTGCATTTAAAAAATTTTAA
- a CDS encoding ATP-binding cassette domain-containing protein, translating into MGINLVIPDKSHIAIVGDEFSGKTAILKSLAFALDITYGEILFNGKDIMKMNKKEKKNYLLQMGFISTYPALIQDISPYENLKNYLRGYKSKFHSFFGLLSKKQEQQIIDAFTELDILKYSFAKTETLSPTSQKRVEIAKFLVSDIKIILADDPTNYLDNRYSEKIVEIIIKEAKKQGATLLFVSHDMKLVKKYFKNVYKIDQQSKTVELKIKPKT; encoded by the coding sequence ATGGGAATTAACTTAGTTATCCCTGATAAATCACATATTGCAATTGTTGGTGATGAATTTTCTGGAAAAACAGCAATTTTAAAATCCTTAGCTTTCGCCCTTGATATTACTTATGGCGAAATTTTGTTTAATGGCAAAGACATTATGAAAATGAACAAAAAAGAGAAAAAAAATTATCTCTTGCAAATGGGTTTTATAAGTACTTATCCTGCTTTAATTCAAGATATTAGTCCTTATGAAAATTTAAAAAATTATTTAAGAGGATATAAAAGTAAATTCCATAGTTTTTTTGGACTTTTATCCAAAAAACAAGAGCAACAAATCATTGATGCTTTTACTGAATTGGATATTTTAAAATACAGTTTTGCCAAAACAGAAACTCTCTCTCCTACATCACAAAAAAGAGTTGAAATTGCTAAGTTTTTGGTATCAGATATTAAGATTATTTTAGCTGATGATCCAACAAATTATTTGGATAATAGATACTCAGAGAAAATAGTTGAAATTATTATTAAAGAAGCCAAAAAACAAGGGGCAACTTTACTTTTTGTCTCTCATGATATGAAGCTTGTTAAAAAGTATTTTAAAAATGTTTACAAAATTGATCAACAAAGTAAAACTGTTGAATTAAAAATAAAACCTAAGACCTAA
- a CDS encoding ABC transporter permease: protein MKKRNLLFFWYEKDNQISIKKILPFWKYTFLLILFVFLAYAIWYNALFVEEVNVFNFFSNLTKLFLLQNTNSKSNSLFVDSFRNLSIVFIYCISGTTIGFFLGFWSAFFTTNSWNKKWLSKIMNIFFIILRSLPFIFFAHFFTINFDGFLATLIFVTWVSFIQFHKTLAYEFDSMNLTIYNNFKKNNESKIFLLRKGVIPLLRTSFFKIFLQRLDSNIRFTGFLASFSIIHITTLISQDIKLNKFESIGIPFFIFLISMILFDRLIVNLIRKMRYDSKGVTWENINKTLLKIKLIQKSIMLVSLLITFISLIYVFSDLNSTFIGSDEKIFNIFKTETDKFFLNFNFVTLFQIFSQIYIILFFSIFLGLIFGILQNRTIFKQRKFVFITKTLIYFVKIMPTILMFYLWLAAFPKNPIAATTVAMILISTSTIAAFVNSSIYKIKKNLWEEIDLKVSYNLFLKISKIIVPHIWKDLKVSITWLVEDIAQAIIILGFFRYVSLTELSAPGNVYLDVKNGDSIFILVIPFWIFNFVLFSFAHLIRIKQNSLRSKSIFDKMWLKIVTVNKVKK, encoded by the coding sequence ATGAAAAAAAGAAACTTACTATTTTTCTGATATGAAAAAGATAATCAAATAAGTATTAAAAAAATTTTGCCTTTTTGAAAATATACATTTTTGTTAATCTTATTTGTTTTTTTAGCTTATGCAATTTGATATAACGCTTTATTTGTTGAAGAGGTAAATGTTTTTAACTTTTTTTCTAATTTAACGAAGCTATTTTTATTACAAAATACTAACTCAAAATCTAATTCACTTTTTGTTGATAGTTTTAGAAATTTGAGCATTGTTTTTATATATTGTATTAGCGGAACAACTATTGGTTTTTTCCTTGGTTTTTGAAGTGCTTTTTTTACAACAAATAGTTGAAATAAAAAATGACTTTCAAAAATAATGAATATTTTTTTTATCATTTTGAGATCACTTCCTTTTATCTTTTTTGCTCATTTTTTTACAATCAACTTTGATGGTTTTTTAGCAACACTAATTTTTGTAACTTGAGTTAGTTTTATTCAGTTTCATAAAACTTTAGCTTATGAGTTTGATTCAATGAATTTGACTATTTATAACAACTTTAAAAAGAATAATGAATCAAAAATTTTTCTTTTAAGAAAAGGAGTAATTCCTTTATTAAGAACTAGCTTTTTTAAAATATTTTTACAAAGACTTGATTCAAATATTAGATTTACAGGTTTTCTAGCTAGCTTTTCAATTATTCATATTACAACTTTAATTTCACAAGATATAAAACTTAATAAATTTGAATCAATTGGAATACCCTTTTTTATCTTTTTAATTTCAATGATTTTATTTGATCGTTTAATAGTTAATTTAATTAGAAAAATGAGATATGACTCAAAGGGAGTAACTTGAGAAAATATCAATAAAACTTTACTTAAAATTAAGCTTATTCAAAAATCAATTATGCTAGTTTCACTTTTAATTACTTTTATATCTTTGATTTATGTTTTTAGTGATTTAAATTCCACATTTATAGGTAGCGATGAAAAAATTTTTAATATCTTTAAAACTGAAACAGATAAGTTTTTTCTTAACTTTAATTTTGTAACTTTGTTTCAAATTTTTTCACAAATTTACATTATTTTATTTTTCTCCATTTTTCTTGGATTAATTTTTGGTATTTTACAAAACAGAACAATTTTTAAACAAAGAAAATTTGTTTTTATTACCAAGACTTTAATATATTTTGTCAAAATCATGCCAACAATTTTGATGTTTTATTTATGACTGGCAGCATTTCCAAAAAATCCAATTGCAGCTACAACAGTTGCTATGATTTTGATTTCAACTTCAACAATTGCAGCTTTTGTAAATTCATCAATTTATAAAATCAAAAAAAATCTTTGAGAAGAAATTGACTTAAAAGTTTCATATAATTTATTTTTAAAAATAAGCAAAATTATTGTTCCTCATATTTGAAAAGATTTAAAAGTTTCTATTACATGACTTGTTGAAGATATTGCTCAAGCAATTATCATTTTAGGTTTTTTTAGATATGTAAGTTTAACAGAACTAAGTGCTCCTGGAAATGTTTACTTAGACGTAAAAAATGGAGATTCAATTTTTATTTTAGTTATTCCTTTTTGAATATTTAATTTTGTTTTATTTAGCTTTGCACATTTAATTAGAATTAAACAAAACAGTCTAAGATCTAAAAGTATTTTTGATAAAATGTGACTTAAAATAGTTACTGTAAATAAAGTAAAAAAATAA
- a CDS encoding YitT family protein produces MNENEKSSRFFWRKKNTFISGEQFLNWKIEKLPWYQILFLYKKKSILQIFIGALIFNFAIVLFLSRAATIPSGVTGIPTTLMLIYPFLAKYFSLFYFGLNLPLIIFYFKKVKKSFMLLTIVFMLFNFVINSIINIDLINNFLKKYIDLADGWTIEKLTNEKTSTVINNAEVQFTKSYATWPIIIYSIIGSIFMGVSNAFIWRAGGSSGGTDIVVYYVSIKKKKSIGNITLIFAIATSSIYTIIYIPLVKPKYYVMQMIGSFSYIVIVSLVVNILYPKYKKVKLSISTTNLAKIQEYFKEVKYWHPYKIIVGISGYTGRKIYKIETVVLFIESKILVNDIKHYEPHAWIEQVGPVNVFGRFNTNMVD; encoded by the coding sequence ATGAATGAAAACGAAAAAAGCAGTCGGTTTTTTTGAAGAAAAAAAAATACATTTATTTCTGGTGAGCAATTTCTAAACTGAAAAATTGAAAAACTTCCTTGATATCAAATTCTCTTTCTATATAAAAAGAAAAGCATACTTCAAATTTTTATTGGAGCACTTATTTTTAACTTTGCGATTGTGCTCTTTTTATCAAGAGCAGCTACTATTCCTTCAGGAGTAACCGGTATACCTACAACACTAATGTTGATTTATCCATTTTTAGCAAAGTATTTTTCACTTTTTTATTTTGGTCTAAATTTACCTTTAATCATTTTTTATTTTAAAAAAGTCAAAAAATCCTTTATGTTATTAACCATAGTGTTTATGTTATTTAACTTTGTCATAAACTCTATAATCAACATTGATTTAATAAATAACTTTTTGAAAAAATATATTGACTTAGCAGATGGTTGAACTATTGAAAAATTAACAAATGAAAAAACATCAACAGTCATTAATAACGCTGAAGTTCAATTCACTAAATCATATGCTACTTGACCAATTATTATCTACTCAATCATAGGTTCAATTTTTATGGGTGTTTCAAATGCCTTTATTTGAAGAGCAGGTGGTTCAAGTGGCGGAACTGATATTGTTGTTTATTATGTTTCAATCAAAAAGAAAAAAAGCATAGGAAATATAACTTTAATATTTGCAATAGCAACGTCATCTATTTATACAATAATTTACATACCTCTTGTTAAACCAAAGTATTATGTAATGCAAATGATTGGAAGCTTTTCTTACATTGTAATTGTTTCATTAGTTGTTAATATTTTGTATCCTAAATATAAAAAAGTTAAACTTTCAATATCAACTACAAACCTTGCAAAAATACAAGAGTACTTCAAAGAAGTTAAATACTGACATCCTTACAAAATAATTGTTGGAATAAGTGGTTATACAGGTAGAAAGATTTACAAAATAGAAACTGTTGTTTTATTTATAGAATCAAAAATTCTGGTTAATGATATTAAACACTACGAGCCTCATGCGTGAATAGAACAAGTTGGACCAGTTAATGTATTTGGACGATTTAACACCAATATGGTTGACTAA
- the fba gene encoding class II fructose-1,6-bisphosphate aldolase, protein MMLTNAREMVQKAKKEKYAVPHININNLEWTKAALLTAQEKNSPIILATSEGAIKYMGGMLTVVSLVKALVKDLNITVPVALHLDHGSFEGALKAIELGYTSVMYDGSHVPFKQNYENTKKVIEAAKKHNVSVEAEVGTLGGEEDGVVGDGELANVEEAKKITALGIDFLAAGIGNIHGPYPSSWKSLNFDKLNEIAQATGIGIVLHGGSGIPSEQVKKAISLGISKINVNTELQIANSDAICEFVLSGEVKKGKNFDPRKLYANGTKAMMQTVANKMDEFGSTNKA, encoded by the coding sequence ATAATGCTAACAAATGCTAGAGAAATGGTACAAAAAGCAAAAAAAGAAAAATATGCTGTACCACACATTAACATAAACAATTTGGAGTGAACTAAAGCAGCTTTACTAACTGCTCAAGAAAAAAACTCACCTATCATCTTGGCAACAAGTGAAGGGGCAATAAAATACATGGGAGGAATGTTAACTGTTGTTTCTTTAGTAAAAGCTTTAGTTAAAGATTTAAATATTACAGTGCCAGTGGCTCTTCATCTTGATCATGGTTCATTTGAAGGGGCTTTAAAAGCTATTGAGCTTGGTTATACTTCAGTAATGTATGATGGCTCACATGTTCCATTTAAGCAAAATTATGAAAACACAAAAAAAGTTATTGAAGCTGCCAAAAAACATAATGTTTCAGTGGAAGCTGAAGTTGGAACCCTTGGTGGAGAAGAAGATGGAGTTGTAGGTGATGGAGAGCTTGCAAATGTAGAAGAGGCTAAAAAAATTACAGCTCTTGGAATAGATTTTCTAGCAGCTGGAATTGGAAATATTCATGGTCCATATCCAAGTTCATGAAAATCTCTAAATTTTGATAAGCTAAATGAAATAGCTCAAGCTACAGGAATAGGAATTGTTCTTCATGGTGGAAGTGGAATTCCAAGTGAACAAGTTAAAAAAGCAATATCTTTGGGAATATCCAAAATTAATGTAAACACTGAATTACAAATAGCTAATTCAGATGCAATTTGTGAGTTTGTTCTTTCTGGAGAAGTTAAAAAAGGTAAAAACTTTGATCCAAGAAAACTTTATGCAAATGGAACTAAAGCCATGATGCAAACTGTTGCAAACAAAATGGATGAATTTGGTTCTACAAACAAAGCTTAA
- a CDS encoding P68 family surface lipoprotein: MKQRKQIIFASSQPKWFHLMYALKDLIEIYNNDYKNDEDFLPVKLMSHEQTLAKSEHQLALETIDKIEQNNPESPNIILSDKYGALFLKRKNKILDINSDLKELINQEILDFHNSEFCQDYQNKKVYDLPFNITNLDTIIFNLNIMNRLFELIKEGGGFVDEQSSIFVKSKNSIDKENSLAKKSFFNLIKVKDKDIFKGWKVDDSTFRSIENALEFSSKFWDGVFVDSDLVDQSTLNATIFSMDYHLQLFLKSFDNYEQNLSNYQDIKLWNLSKTKDEIIFNFKDPQVKLSLEKIYNTYKQNLRNVEIKNKNFSSIKYLGFDDGWTNTIIRSYQCAFAFGPSVGKRNLSWKKEENLALKKDVLHERQVRFFSDKNKEKTTYFKGGSSLVLIDTNQRENRATLKFVNWLYNGKIESLNMNVSDFIIENSGYFLPLKTIINKQFLKELEQKLKDKKILIEKTSDEKLKDKLFIQANYLESSILSLADLLDYLNLEKSKIDILYYPANQKTFEVISYIKNALEKWSKNIEKSQDESFEKFYEHLLKLTN; the protein is encoded by the coding sequence ATGAAACAAAGAAAACAAATAATTTTTGCAAGCTCTCAGCCAAAGTGATTTCATCTAATGTATGCTTTAAAAGATTTAATTGAAATTTATAATAATGACTATAAAAATGATGAAGATTTTTTACCAGTTAAACTAATGAGCCATGAGCAAACATTGGCTAAATCAGAGCATCAATTAGCTTTGGAGACAATTGATAAAATAGAGCAAAATAATCCTGAAAGTCCAAATATAATTTTGTCAGATAAATATGGAGCACTTTTTTTAAAAAGAAAAAATAAAATACTTGATATAAATAGTGATTTAAAAGAGTTAATAAATCAAGAAATTTTAGACTTTCACAATAGTGAATTTTGCCAAGATTATCAAAACAAAAAAGTTTATGATTTGCCTTTTAATATAACTAATTTAGACACTATTATTTTTAATTTAAATATTATGAATAGACTTTTTGAATTAATAAAAGAAGGTGGAGGATTTGTTGATGAACAATCTAGTATTTTTGTTAAATCTAAAAATTCTATTGACAAAGAAAATTCCCTTGCTAAAAAAAGTTTTTTTAATTTAATAAAAGTAAAAGATAAAGACATTTTTAAAGGTTGAAAAGTTGATGATTCAACCTTTAGATCTATTGAAAATGCCCTTGAATTTTCATCTAAATTTTGAGATGGTGTTTTTGTTGATTCTGACTTAGTTGATCAAAGCACATTAAATGCAACTATTTTTTCAATGGATTATCACTTACAACTATTTTTAAAATCCTTTGATAACTATGAGCAAAATTTGTCTAATTATCAAGATATTAAACTATGAAATTTATCAAAAACAAAAGATGAAATCATCTTTAATTTTAAAGATCCACAAGTTAAGTTATCACTAGAAAAAATTTACAATACATACAAACAAAATTTAAGAAATGTTGAAATTAAAAATAAAAATTTTAGTTCAATAAAATACTTAGGTTTTGATGATGGATGAACAAATACAATTATTAGATCTTATCAATGTGCTTTTGCTTTTGGTCCTTCAGTTGGTAAGAGAAATCTTTCATGAAAAAAAGAAGAAAACTTAGCTTTAAAAAAAGATGTTTTACATGAAAGACAAGTTCGTTTTTTCTCGGATAAAAACAAAGAAAAAACAACTTATTTTAAAGGCGGATCATCTTTGGTTTTAATTGATACAAATCAAAGAGAAAATAGAGCAACTTTAAAATTTGTCAATTGACTCTACAATGGAAAAATTGAAAGTTTGAATATGAATGTAAGTGATTTTATAATTGAAAATTCTGGATATTTTTTACCCTTAAAAACAATAATAAATAAACAATTTTTAAAAGAGCTTGAACAAAAATTAAAAGATAAAAAAATACTAATAGAAAAAACAAGTGATGAAAAATTAAAAGATAAACTTTTTATCCAAGCAAACTATTTAGAATCATCAATTCTTTCACTAGCTGATTTGCTTGATTATTTAAACTTAGAAAAATCTAAAATTGACATTTTATACTACCCGGCAAATCAAAAAACTTTTGAGGTAATTTCATACATTAAAAATGCCCTTGAAAAGTGAAGTAAAAACATTGAAAAAAGCCAAGATGAGAGCTTTGAAAAATTCTATGAACATTTATTAAAATTGACAAATTAA
- a CDS encoding holo-ACP synthase: protein MIGVDLVKIERLENKSDHFVRKILSLDEYELYQKTKAKAIFLATRWAIKEALFKADNQHFCFKKINITKKDNVYKFDGFAISVSSEKEYVIAFVQKIGVACHRD, encoded by the coding sequence ATGATAGGTGTTGATTTAGTAAAGATAGAAAGACTAGAAAATAAAAGTGATCATTTTGTAAGAAAAATTCTTTCTTTAGACGAGTATGAGCTTTATCAAAAAACTAAAGCAAAAGCAATTTTTCTAGCAACAAGATGAGCTATCAAGGAGGCTTTATTTAAAGCTGATAATCAACATTTTTGTTTTAAAAAAATTAACATTACAAAAAAAGATAATGTTTATAAATTTGATGGATTTGCAATAAGTGTTAGTAGTGAAAAAGAATACGTTATTGCATTTGTTCAAAAGATAGGAGTTGCATGTCACCGCGATTAA
- a CDS encoding lysophospholipid acyltransferase family protein: protein MSPRLKLILLSPIWGFRILGLLKKARKFRKKPESLKKYDRYGYVNKLSNKVLKLMNIEVEVKGYENIIKAPAIVVSNHANNIDSLALMSAFENKSDDIDKVEKEMSFVAKIELKKNKVYSAAMELIECLFIDRTKIRQSWDKMKVFGDFLKENKKYGVIYAEGTRTTTGELGEFKSGAFKVAQKFWLPIIPVTINNSFDAVNFKDKTKRKITVIIHPALKPVNFGNLDSTKLAQLVKNKIESAYIKPEAKKLGEK from the coding sequence ATGTCACCGCGATTAAAGTTAATTCTCTTAAGTCCTATTTGAGGATTTAGAATTCTAGGGCTGTTAAAAAAAGCTAGAAAGTTCAGAAAAAAACCTGAAAGTCTAAAAAAATATGACAGATATGGATATGTTAACAAACTATCAAATAAGGTCCTAAAACTTATGAATATTGAAGTTGAAGTTAAAGGATATGAAAATATAATTAAAGCTCCTGCTATAGTTGTTTCAAATCATGCAAACAACATTGATTCACTAGCTTTAATGAGTGCTTTTGAAAACAAAAGTGATGATATTGATAAAGTTGAAAAAGAAATGAGCTTTGTTGCAAAAATTGAGCTTAAAAAAAACAAAGTTTATAGTGCAGCAATGGAGTTAATAGAATGCCTTTTTATCGACAGAACTAAAATTAGACAATCTTGAGATAAGATGAAAGTTTTTGGCGATTTTTTAAAGGAAAATAAAAAATATGGAGTAATTTACGCTGAAGGAACAAGAACTACAACAGGAGAGCTTGGTGAGTTTAAATCGGGGGCTTTTAAAGTCGCTCAAAAATTTTGACTTCCAATTATTCCAGTTACAATTAATAACTCCTTTGATGCAGTTAATTTTAAAGATAAAACTAAGAGAAAAATTACTGTAATAATTCATCCTGCTCTTAAGCCTGTTAACTTTGGAAATCTTGATTCAACTAAGTTAGCTCAGCTTGTAAAAAATAAAATTGAAAGTGCTTATATAAAACCTGAAGCTAAAAAATTAGGAGAAAAATAA
- a CDS encoding segregation/condensation protein A — protein MQTSLHENGPVFNIKNFSGPLDLLLSLVKDKNIDIFEINLVELATQYLEIIKKLQDDKIDLASDYLVMAATLLQIKASMALQGEKVDEEVELDKERLLMKLAEYKQFKEISQILRYQEEKRKEIFLKKSSPAEEFIRPIDEKILDGRSSMVQLVLTLRQMFERTFAEKLRRTKIDNFNLTPSDQVLYIKKLFNENEIVTFEMIFSLPSLSHFVITLIALLDLSRRQELLIYQDQQFGTIRIEKGPNYEE, from the coding sequence ATGCAAACATCTTTACATGAAAATGGCCCAGTTTTTAATATCAAAAACTTTTCAGGACCTTTAGATTTACTTCTTTCTCTTGTTAAAGATAAAAACATAGACATCTTTGAAATTAATCTTGTAGAGTTAGCAACTCAATATTTAGAGATAATAAAAAAACTTCAAGATGACAAAATTGATCTTGCTTCAGATTATTTGGTTATGGCAGCTACTTTGCTTCAAATTAAAGCATCAATGGCCCTTCAAGGAGAAAAAGTTGATGAAGAAGTTGAACTAGACAAAGAAAGACTTTTGATGAAATTAGCTGAATATAAACAATTCAAAGAGATTTCGCAAATTTTAAGATACCAAGAAGAAAAAAGAAAAGAAATCTTTTTGAAAAAAAGTTCACCAGCTGAAGAGTTTATCAGACCAATTGATGAAAAAATTTTAGATGGGCGCTCATCCATGGTTCAACTTGTTTTAACACTAAGACAAATGTTTGAAAGAACTTTTGCAGAGAAGTTAAGAAGAACTAAAATTGACAATTTTAATCTAACTCCAAGTGATCAAGTTTTGTATATTAAAAAACTTTTTAATGAAAATGAAATTGTGACTTTTGAAATGATTTTTTCGCTTCCATCACTTAGCCATTTTGTTATTACTTTAATTGCGCTTTTAGACTTATCAAGACGGCAAGAATTGTTGATCTATCAAGACCAGCAATTTGGTACAATTAGAATTGAAAAAGGACCAAATTATGAAGAATAA
- the scpB gene encoding SMC-Scp complex subunit ScpB — protein sequence MKNKIIEALMYFQGDQGLSPEQVKEVFDLEKDQEGKKLLNDFMEFYNAREGGTKVFVFGEIYKIATIEPLKDYVSKLVSIVRYQKLSKAAIEVAGIVAYKQPITKSMINEIRGVASDQVVNTLLVKNLIEEVGISPTPGKPVLYGITNKFYDYFKIKSLQELPNLSEFDFVQSIDEEQEEEQSYEGFNLFSSQREN from the coding sequence ATGAAGAATAAAATTATCGAAGCACTTATGTATTTTCAAGGAGATCAAGGACTAAGCCCTGAACAAGTAAAGGAAGTTTTTGACCTTGAAAAAGATCAAGAAGGAAAAAAACTTTTAAATGATTTTATGGAATTTTATAATGCTAGAGAAGGCGGAACAAAAGTTTTTGTTTTTGGAGAAATTTATAAAATTGCAACAATTGAACCTCTTAAAGATTATGTTTCTAAATTAGTAAGCATTGTAAGGTATCAAAAACTTTCAAAAGCAGCAATTGAAGTAGCTGGAATTGTAGCTTATAAACAACCTATTACAAAATCAATGATTAATGAAATTAGAGGAGTTGCAAGTGATCAAGTTGTTAACACTCTTTTGGTTAAAAACTTGATTGAAGAAGTGGGAATTTCTCCAACTCCAGGAAAACCTGTTTTATATGGAATAACTAACAAGTTTTATGATTATTTCAAAATCAAATCACTTCAGGAATTACCTAACCTAAGTGAATTTGATTTTGTTCAAAGTATTGATGAAGAACAAGAAGAAGAACAATCCTATGAAGGCTTTAATTTGTTTTCTTCTCAAAGAGAAAATTAA
- a CDS encoding RluA family pseudouridine synthase — protein sequence MFEFIATNNDHGRIIFKVLLSYLNNVPVSRIQKLFREKDIKVNGKRNIDKNFIVSKDDLIQIYGLTNVKQKLVFKKIEQKFNVIFEDQNILVINKQAGVSMHSDENSLDKQVLSYLNFKQVDSFVPSSIGRLDKVTSGVVVYAKNYSILKTLKSNEHLRKTYVFMSNITLEPNQKIEHVFYHKYNPIKKKAELFKENVEESKITKTLLYKVKNNNYAELITGRKHQIRATLSKLGFPIFGDVKYGGKKDKRVYLHSYKIKFHSLKGEFEYLNNQEFIAPIRW from the coding sequence ATGTTTGAATTTATAGCAACTAATAACGATCATGGCAGAATTATTTTTAAAGTTTTGCTTAGTTATTTAAACAATGTTCCTGTTTCAAGAATTCAAAAACTTTTTAGAGAAAAAGATATAAAAGTCAATGGTAAAAGAAACATTGACAAAAACTTTATTGTATCCAAAGATGATCTAATTCAAATTTATGGTCTAACCAATGTAAAACAAAAGCTAGTTTTTAAAAAAATTGAACAAAAATTTAATGTAATTTTTGAAGATCAAAATATTTTGGTTATTAACAAACAAGCTGGTGTTTCAATGCATAGTGATGAAAATTCTTTAGACAAACAAGTCTTAAGTTATTTAAATTTTAAACAAGTTGATTCTTTTGTTCCTTCAAGCATTGGCCGCCTTGACAAAGTTACTTCTGGAGTTGTTGTTTATGCTAAAAATTACTCGATTTTAAAGACTTTAAAATCAAATGAACACCTAAGAAAAACTTATGTTTTTATGTCAAACATTACTTTAGAGCCAAATCAAAAAATTGAACATGTTTTTTATCATAAATACAATCCAATTAAGAAAAAAGCAGAACTTTTTAAAGAAAATGTTGAAGAGAGTAAAATTACAAAAACTCTTTTATATAAAGTAAAAAATAATAACTATGCTGAATTAATTACTGGAAGAAAACATCAAATCAGAGCAACTCTTTCTAAGCTTGGTTTTCCGATTTTTGGTGATGTAAAATATGGTGGAAAAAAAGATAAAAGAGTTTATCTACATTCATACAAAATTAAATTCCATTCATTAAAAGGTGAATTTGAATATTTAAATAATCAAGAATTTATCGCTCCAATTAGGTGATAA